A region of Deinococcus rubellus DNA encodes the following proteins:
- a CDS encoding ABC transporter permease — MKRRGLLGWELSLIVLVFVALFGGALLSPNFLTASNLSFLTANFSEVALMSLTMTLIILVAEIDLSVASMLGLCSAVLGALFAAGWPMPLAILAAFGVGGLAGLFNGLLVTRLGLPSLAVTIGTLALYRGLAYVVLGDKAIADFPAFYTNLGFGSIPGTQIPIPMALFAVLAVITTVVLHGTAFGRSLYAIGANEIAARFAGLQVTRVKLSLFVLSGLMSALAGVVYTFRFASARADNASGFELSVIAAVLLGGVSIFGGKGSVVGTVAAVFLIGTINGALTIVDVSNEILTIVTGLLLIFSVLLPNLLARLRAARERRAREQAMS, encoded by the coding sequence ATGAAGCGGCGCGGACTGCTCGGCTGGGAACTGAGCCTGATCGTGCTGGTCTTCGTGGCCCTCTTCGGCGGCGCACTCCTCTCGCCCAATTTCCTGACCGCCTCGAATCTGTCGTTTTTGACCGCCAATTTCAGCGAGGTCGCCCTGATGTCGCTGACCATGACCCTGATCATCCTGGTGGCCGAGATTGACCTGTCGGTGGCGTCCATGCTGGGGCTGTGCAGCGCGGTGCTGGGCGCACTGTTCGCGGCGGGCTGGCCGATGCCGCTGGCGATTCTGGCGGCTTTCGGGGTGGGCGGACTGGCTGGGCTGTTCAACGGGCTGCTGGTCACGCGGCTGGGGCTGCCCTCGCTGGCGGTCACCATCGGCACGCTGGCGCTCTACCGGGGGCTGGCCTACGTGGTGCTGGGCGACAAGGCCATCGCAGATTTTCCAGCCTTTTACACCAACCTGGGCTTCGGCAGTATTCCCGGCACCCAGATTCCCATTCCGATGGCGCTGTTCGCGGTGCTGGCGGTCATCACCACCGTGGTACTGCACGGCACGGCGTTCGGACGCAGCCTCTACGCCATCGGGGCCAACGAGATCGCCGCACGCTTTGCCGGGTTGCAGGTCACGCGGGTTAAGCTGAGCCTGTTCGTCCTCTCGGGGCTGATGTCCGCGCTGGCCGGGGTGGTTTATACCTTCCGCTTTGCCAGTGCGCGGGCCGACAACGCCTCGGGCTTCGAACTCAGCGTCATCGCGGCGGTGCTGCTCGGCGGCGTGAGCATTTTCGGCGGCAAGGGCAGCGTCGTGGGCACGGTGGCCGCCGTGTTTCTGATCGGCACCATCAACGGAGCACTGACCATCGTGGACGTGTCCAACGAGATTCTGACCATCGTGACGGGCCTGCTGCTGATCTTCTCGGTGCTGCTGCCCAACTTGCTCGCCCGCCTGCGGGCCGCCCGCGAACGCCGCGCCCGGGAGCAAGCCATGAGCTAG
- the rhaS gene encoding rhamnose ABC transporter substrate-binding protein, with protein sequence MNKRLIVSALTVTLGLTAAVGLAQTSGIKKGLKITMLPKFINNPYFTTTDNGGLEAIKEFGGVGKAVGPSDGGASSQVSYINTLIAQRQDAIVLAANDANALVPSLKRAMAQGIKVVTFDSDVAPEGRQIFINQAKSDGIAKGQIELMSKLMGGKGEFAILSATPNATNQNAWIAIMQEELKKPAYKDMKLVKIAYGNDDDQKSFTEMQGLLQAYPNLKGVISPTTVGISAAARYLSTSPKKGKVMLTGLGTPNQMRSFIKDGTVTAFQLWNPSDLGYLAAYTAGSLASGMITGKEGDTFTAGKLGKYTVGKNGEVVLGPPTTFDKANIDKFNF encoded by the coding sequence ATGAACAAACGTCTTATCGTGTCCGCCCTGACTGTCACCCTCGGTCTCACCGCTGCGGTGGGCCTCGCGCAGACCAGCGGGATCAAGAAGGGCCTCAAGATCACCATGCTGCCCAAGTTCATCAATAATCCCTATTTCACCACCACCGACAACGGCGGCCTGGAGGCCATCAAGGAGTTCGGCGGCGTTGGCAAGGCGGTGGGGCCGTCGGACGGCGGAGCCAGCTCGCAGGTCAGCTATATCAACACCCTGATCGCCCAGCGCCAGGACGCCATCGTGCTGGCCGCCAACGACGCCAACGCGCTGGTGCCCTCACTCAAGCGGGCCATGGCCCAGGGCATCAAGGTCGTGACGTTTGATTCGGATGTCGCGCCGGAAGGGCGGCAGATCTTCATCAACCAGGCCAAGAGCGACGGCATCGCCAAGGGGCAGATCGAACTGATGTCCAAGCTGATGGGCGGCAAGGGCGAATTTGCCATCCTGAGCGCCACGCCCAACGCCACCAACCAGAACGCCTGGATCGCCATCATGCAAGAAGAGCTCAAGAAGCCCGCCTACAAGGACATGAAGCTGGTCAAGATCGCCTACGGCAACGACGATGATCAGAAATCGTTTACCGAGATGCAGGGTCTCTTGCAGGCGTACCCCAATCTCAAGGGCGTCATCTCGCCGACGACGGTCGGCATCTCGGCGGCGGCGCGCTACCTCTCGACCAGCCCCAAGAAGGGCAAAGTGATGCTGACGGGCCTCGGCACGCCCAACCAGATGCGCTCGTTTATCAAGGACGGCACGGTGACGGCCTTCCAGCTCTGGAACCCCAGCGATCTGGGATACCTGGCCGCCTACACCGCCGGGTCGCTCGCCAGCGGAATGATCACCGGCAAGGAGGGCGACACCTTCACGGCAGGCAAGCTGGGCAAGTACACCGTCGGCAAGAACGGTGAGGTCGTACTAGGGCCGCCCACCACCTTCGACAAGGCGAACATCGACAAGTTCAATTTCTGA
- a CDS encoding fimbrial assembly protein, with amino-acid sequence MVEINLLPPQYRRRTEPNVWMYAGVAAVAVTLLAIAIPEIVVATQVGNLQNKLDDQNGQISALQSSVTPEYRSLTTDKERLTAISQTAQSLSTGKTYWSTDLARFVGQLPQSGGVALTSLNMHQAATGTTSLYNGKPADKEYDLSGTALSTSALVNFLNAYDQDNYGVNFKNTQRNADTSDFTFSATVGQLAGTPVSAATTTPAAAGVPGASAAPAAPAAPSATPAAGVKQ; translated from the coding sequence GTGGTTGAGATCAACCTCCTGCCGCCGCAGTACCGCCGCCGCACCGAACCCAACGTCTGGATGTATGCGGGCGTCGCCGCCGTGGCCGTGACCCTGCTGGCTATTGCCATTCCCGAGATCGTGGTGGCCACCCAGGTCGGCAACCTGCAAAACAAGCTCGACGACCAGAACGGCCAGATCAGCGCCCTCCAGTCGTCGGTGACGCCAGAATACCGCAGCCTGACCACCGACAAGGAGCGGCTGACTGCCATCAGCCAGACGGCCCAGAGCCTGAGCACCGGCAAGACCTACTGGTCCACCGACCTGGCGCGCTTCGTGGGTCAGTTGCCCCAGAGCGGCGGCGTGGCGCTGACCAGCCTCAACATGCATCAGGCAGCCACCGGCACCACCAGTCTCTACAACGGCAAGCCCGCCGACAAGGAATACGACCTGAGCGGCACCGCACTGAGCACCAGCGCCCTGGTCAACTTCCTGAACGCCTACGACCAGGACAACTACGGCGTGAATTTCAAGAACACCCAGCGCAATGCTGACACCAGCGACTTCACCTTCTCGGCCACCGTGGGGCAACTCGCCGGAACGCCCGTGAGCGCGGCAACCACCACGCCTGCGGCGGCTGGGGTTCCCGGTGCATCCGCTGCACCTGCCGCTCCTGCCGCGCCCAGCGCCACTCCGGCAGCCGGAGTCAAACAATGA
- a CDS encoding SDR family oxidoreductase, whose protein sequence is MTSKLKSALITGGSKGIGYATAQRLVQEGYRVTITSRDQAEIEAAASTLGEGTRGVVCDVRDLQSVEQVTKAHAEAFGGLDVLFVNAGVGHFAPIQDLSAEDWQAVIDTNLTGAFFTVKAAVPYLKESHGYVITLSSLAGKNPFAGGAAYNASKFGLNGLSEVMMLDLRPLNIKVTQIMPGSVATHFGGHTPSEQDAWKIQPEDIAELVVDLLNMPARTLPSRVEVRPAQPPRK, encoded by the coding sequence ATGACCTCCAAGTTGAAAAGTGCGCTGATCACCGGCGGCAGCAAGGGCATCGGCTACGCCACCGCCCAGAGACTCGTTCAGGAAGGCTACCGCGTCACCATCACCAGCCGCGACCAGGCCGAGATCGAGGCGGCGGCCAGTACCCTCGGCGAGGGCACGCGCGGCGTGGTCTGCGATGTGCGTGACCTTCAAAGCGTCGAGCAGGTGACCAAAGCGCACGCCGAGGCGTTCGGCGGACTGGACGTGCTGTTCGTCAACGCCGGGGTGGGTCACTTCGCGCCGATTCAGGATCTGAGCGCCGAGGACTGGCAGGCCGTCATCGACACCAACCTGACCGGAGCCTTCTTCACGGTCAAGGCGGCGGTGCCCTACCTCAAGGAGTCGCACGGCTACGTGATCACCTTATCGAGCCTGGCCGGGAAAAACCCCTTTGCGGGCGGCGCGGCCTACAACGCTTCCAAATTCGGCCTCAACGGGCTGTCGGAAGTGATGATGCTCGACCTACGCCCCCTGAACATTAAGGTCACCCAGATCATGCCAGGATCGGTGGCCACCCACTTCGGCGGCCACACCCCCTCCGAGCAGGACGCCTGGAAAATTCAGCCCGAAGACATCGCCGAACTGGTGGTGGACCTGCTGAATATGCCCGCTCGCACGCTGCCCAGCCGCGTCGAGGTGCGTCCCGCCCAGCCACCGCGCAAGTAA
- a CDS encoding type 4a pilus biogenesis protein PilO, whose product MNAQLPKLKPRDLFFIALGVCLIVLVAWYFTRFQARQQHIQKLQSSLDTSSSELGVLQSQQNQLPGLRADVRALVDKQDVFVRALPSTVRMGQVIRDIQDSVGAAGGKLDGVTVQGGTETNLPAGVQAVNLNVSLQGQFAPVFRTLRSVETMGRFSKVTSVNMTLPAPNDTDPSLNGVINMTVYTFDPSAAQPVSPATPAPGTAPAAPAAPAAPAAPTPGGKS is encoded by the coding sequence ATGAACGCGCAACTGCCCAAACTCAAGCCCCGCGACCTGTTCTTCATTGCTCTGGGGGTGTGCCTCATCGTGCTGGTGGCCTGGTATTTCACCCGCTTTCAGGCCCGCCAGCAGCACATCCAGAAACTGCAAAGCAGCCTCGACACCAGCAGCAGCGAACTCGGCGTCCTGCAATCTCAGCAAAACCAGTTACCGGGCCTGCGCGCCGACGTGCGGGCGCTGGTAGACAAGCAGGACGTCTTCGTGCGGGCGCTGCCCAGCACCGTGCGGATGGGGCAGGTCATCCGCGACATTCAGGACAGCGTGGGCGCGGCGGGCGGCAAGCTCGACGGCGTGACGGTGCAGGGCGGCACCGAAACCAACCTGCCAGCGGGCGTGCAGGCGGTCAATCTCAACGTCAGCTTGCAGGGCCAGTTCGCACCGGTCTTCCGGACCCTGCGCTCGGTGGAAACGATGGGCCGCTTCTCCAAGGTCACCAGCGTCAACATGACCCTGCCCGCGCCCAACGACACCGACCCCAGCCTCAACGGCGTCATCAACATGACGGTCTACACCTTTGATCCCTCGGCGGCCCAGCCGGTAAGCCCGGCCACCCCGGCTCCCGGCACGGCCCCGGCTGCACCTGCCGCACCTGCCGCACCCGCCGCGCCGACTCCCGGAGGCAAATCGTGA
- the pilM gene encoding type IV pilus assembly protein PilM, with protein sequence MSSFLQRLINPKPVAIGVEIGTSSIKVVVLKPGSPPVLQHAVMTPTPIGSMRDGLVIEPQAVASELKRLLAQHRITTKHVVTAVPNQQAVTRNIMVPRMDPKELKEAIKWEAERYIPYPIDEVSLDFDVLDDIPGASDDGQMEVVIAAAPTEAIARQVEVLRLAGLEPTVIDLKSFSTLRALRGNLLGEHLTKSTLTGTNYTESGEVALVMEIGASSSVISLVRGDRMLMARNINVAADDFTTALQKAFDLDFASAEEVKIGYATATTPTEDEEDLLNFDMAREQYSPARVFEVVRPVLGELITEVRRSMEFYRVQSGDIVVDRTFLAGGGAKLRGLAAAISDALGFRVEVASPWLTVQTDQASVDTGYLQTNAPEFTVPLGLALRGVNSRG encoded by the coding sequence ATGTCGAGTTTCTTACAACGGCTCATCAATCCAAAACCGGTGGCCATCGGGGTCGAGATCGGAACGAGTTCCATCAAAGTGGTGGTGCTCAAACCCGGCTCGCCCCCGGTGTTGCAACACGCGGTCATGACTCCGACCCCGATTGGCAGCATGCGCGATGGGCTGGTGATCGAGCCGCAGGCGGTGGCCAGCGAACTCAAGCGCCTGCTCGCGCAGCACCGCATCACCACCAAGCACGTCGTCACGGCGGTGCCCAACCAGCAGGCCGTGACCCGCAACATCATGGTGCCGCGCATGGACCCCAAAGAACTCAAGGAAGCCATCAAATGGGAGGCCGAGCGCTACATCCCCTACCCGATTGACGAGGTGAGCCTGGACTTCGACGTGCTCGACGACATTCCTGGTGCCAGCGACGACGGCCAGATGGAAGTGGTGATCGCGGCGGCCCCCACCGAGGCGATTGCCCGGCAGGTCGAGGTGCTGCGGCTGGCGGGCCTGGAACCCACCGTCATCGACCTCAAGTCGTTTAGTACCCTGCGCGCCCTGCGCGGCAACCTGCTGGGCGAGCACCTCACCAAGAGCACCCTCACCGGCACCAACTACACCGAGAGCGGCGAGGTGGCGCTGGTGATGGAAATCGGCGCGAGCAGCAGCGTCATCAGTCTGGTGCGCGGTGACCGGATGCTGATGGCCCGCAACATCAACGTGGCTGCCGACGATTTCACCACGGCCCTGCAAAAAGCCTTCGACCTCGATTTCGCTTCTGCCGAGGAGGTCAAGATCGGCTACGCCACCGCCACCACCCCCACCGAGGACGAGGAAGACCTGCTCAACTTCGACATGGCCAGGGAGCAGTACAGTCCGGCGCGCGTCTTCGAGGTGGTGCGCCCAGTGCTGGGTGAACTGATCACCGAGGTCCGGCGCTCGATGGAGTTCTACCGGGTGCAGTCGGGCGATATCGTCGTTGACCGCACCTTCCTGGCCGGGGGCGGAGCCAAGCTGCGCGGTCTGGCCGCCGCCATCAGCGACGCGCTGGGCTTCCGGGTGGAAGTGGCCAGCCCCTGGCTGACGGTGCAGACCGATCAGGCCAGCGTGGACACCGGCTACCTCCAGACCAACGCGCCGGAATTCACCGTGCCGCTGGGCCTGGCCCTCAGGGGGGTGAATTCGCGTGGTTGA
- a CDS encoding ABC transporter permease: MTGRAVSTPGTSQNWFSRLLRVREVSLVALLLIVTLGTAAINPLFLSFGSLRDLLLNVAIIALVVVGETIILLMKHVDLSVSSVVGLSAFLSGSLFVAFPGLPLPLAFVFGLLLGALLGSVNGLLVAYGKVPALVATLGTLYVFRGITYAVVHGGQINASNLPPAFLGFATGSVLGIPNLVLLVLMVMALFGIYLGSYRGGREYYALGSNAEAAVLAGINVKRRTMIGFALSGAIAGLAGVLYLARFGTVDANAGTGLELQVIAAAVVGGVSINGGVGTLFGAGIGALLLGVMGSALVTLRAPGFYQQAIQGALLLAAISFDMLAARSAARRAAKGRQS, translated from the coding sequence ATGACCGGACGCGCGGTGAGCACGCCTGGCACCTCACAGAACTGGTTCTCCCGGCTCTTGCGGGTGCGGGAAGTCAGTCTGGTGGCGCTGCTGCTGATCGTCACGCTCGGCACGGCGGCCATCAATCCGCTGTTCCTGAGTTTCGGCAGCCTGAGGGACCTGTTGCTCAACGTCGCCATCATCGCTTTGGTGGTCGTCGGCGAGACCATCATCCTGCTGATGAAGCACGTCGATTTGAGCGTGAGCAGCGTGGTGGGCCTGAGCGCCTTTCTCTCCGGCTCACTGTTCGTGGCCTTTCCGGGCCTGCCACTGCCGCTGGCCTTCGTGTTCGGCCTGCTGCTGGGCGCACTTCTGGGCAGCGTCAACGGTCTGCTGGTCGCCTACGGCAAGGTTCCGGCACTGGTGGCGACCCTGGGCACGCTGTACGTCTTTCGGGGCATCACCTACGCGGTGGTTCACGGCGGACAGATCAACGCCTCCAACCTGCCGCCCGCCTTCCTGGGTTTTGCCACCGGCAGCGTGCTGGGCATTCCCAATCTGGTGCTGCTGGTACTGATGGTGATGGCCCTCTTCGGCATCTATCTGGGCAGCTACCGGGGGGGTCGCGAGTACTACGCGCTGGGGTCCAACGCGGAGGCGGCGGTGCTGGCCGGAATCAACGTCAAGCGCCGCACCATGATCGGTTTTGCCCTCAGCGGCGCGATTGCCGGGCTGGCCGGGGTGCTGTATCTGGCCCGCTTCGGCACCGTGGACGCCAACGCCGGGACGGGGCTGGAGTTGCAGGTCATCGCAGCGGCAGTGGTGGGCGGCGTCAGCATCAACGGCGGCGTGGGCACCCTGTTCGGCGCGGGAATCGGGGCGCTCCTGCTGGGTGTCATGGGCAGCGCCCTGGTCACGCTGCGGGCACCGGGATTTTATCAGCAGGCCATTCAGGGCGCACTCCTCTTGGCGGCCATCAGCTTTGACATGCTGGCGGCCCGAAGTGCGGCGCGGCGGGCGGCCAAAGGCAGGCAGTCATGA